AACGTGCGATAAAGACGACGTTTCATCACTTTCAGACATTTTCCTCTACCTACAATCTCGTCTAAAATACTTACAGCAGCCTTATAGTCTTCGCCATTGGGTAGTGTCCTGGAACTATCTTGGACGGGGTAAAACAATATAAACGGCAATTCATTTAGCCAAACACATCTTTCATcgaatacaaacaaaatactgcGAAATCAGGACTCGTCATGTATGATAATAGAAGAATGTCACTGATCCGTCGAGCCAGTCTTCTGATCccaaggataaaaaaaaatttcgtctGCTTGCCTCTTAAGTACATCTTGTTTTCTGCCAACTTCGCTTCGTGGGTGAGTAGATGTTTAGCCTGAGTGGGTGCAGTCtggtattatttctttttttcaagaaaagactCAGGACAGATTTTTCTGAAGTCTATAATAATCTGACAAACGGTTGTTGCTCCCAGACGCACATGCGCACTTGTACCAGTTTGTTCTAAGCAGGtgtgtttaatttattatgAAATTGATTTCCAAAATCTCAGCTAAAAACTTGTTCTTTTCACAAGAATTGAAACGTTGTAGATCTCATCATTTTACCTGGacagggtttaaaaaaaaaatcatgtctcACTTCCCGTGACGAAAGCCGCCATGCCAGTTGGGCAGCATTAACTTATTTCCCGAAATCTGATTGGATAACGTCTTTTTAGCATATGCTAGAAGCTCTCGCATTGGCTGACGAAGAATTGATGTCAATCAACATCTGCTTTTCTTAAActcaatttgtttttacttcacAAACCATGTTTAGTTATAAGTTAATGACAGCTCTGTTTTATGTTAAATGTTCAGCTAATAAAAGTATTAAAGCGTTTAAGAAACAAATACCAAGGTAAAGCCAGTTGAAGTTAAATACTTTATCTATTTCTCTTGTCAAATATCAGGTGACTTTATTTAATTCACTGCCATGAACATGTTCTCTCGTTAGGGCTTTATACAGAGGTGACACTACTGGGGATGGAGATCTGATAGTTGTGtattactgttgtgactcatagTCGTGAATAATTAACCTTTTTTagttatttgttaaaaacattattattttccgATCAATGGGTGTATCACGCTTAATTCATATGCCACattgattaatttttattaccTAAAACTGGCTTTATGTTATACAGAATGGTTAGTGGTTATGCTCTGTTGACAGAATATGAAATTCGCTGTGTAGGGTTTATGCTTATTAAGACTAACATACTTCTCTAGTTTTCATCAAGGTCGTGAGCATCAGGCCGGATACCTATGCTGTTTATTTCTGGATTGTATTAAAAGCAGCACGTGGATGCCGGTGATTTACAATCTACAAtcctttgtattattattgctcGAAGCATCTCCGTCGTACCGGATCGCCCACCTGTAGGGCAGAACTGACGGGGTGGAAAAATGACGGGGGAAGAGGAAGGGAGGGTTTGAAAGCTCAGCACTGTGGTTAGGGTGGTCTAGATACTAGAAATTTTGATAGCTGGAGTTTTAGACCAAAGAGCAAAACAAGACTAGAGGAAGGTGCTGCAGATTTCTTGTCTGCATCAGTATGCAGTCGACGTGTCGCCCCTCCATAAACCCTTTCAGGCcagtgtttgaaatcccctaGTGATAACTCAAGATCAGATATAGTAGACTTGCAAATATCCGTGTATGTATAATGTTAATTTATCATTGAAAGCCCCATTCTTTACGGATTGATTGGCATCATAGTTTGACTTGTCGGATGACTGTTCAAAGTTTGGCTACATGCGTGCTCGCGAACGCAAATCTGGTGAGACAGACCATGACAGTCATTACTGCTAATAGCctagatttttgtttaaattttgtcaCAAACCTAAACcttatttaagtatttttgcTGATAAATGGTTCACCGAGGAAAGGGAGAGGCGCAGTATTTGTCTATTGCCAGACCTGTCAGAGAGCGTGGCACTCGCTTCCAGGTATTGGGTGTGGTCATCCTTGGCTTCGGCGTGTGGGAGCTGATGGTGTCGGAGACCATCTTCAATGGCGGACAGCTGTACAAGATCGACTATGTCATCCACTTCCTCAGTGCTGTAACTATCATCACCggcttctttctcttcatcatcAGCTTCACTGGGTGCATTGGAGCTTTGCGAGAGAACATTTGTCTGTTGAAATTCGTGAGTCCCTGTTTGTGTCTTCTGCTCACAATGCTTGTAATGCTATACACGACACTTCTCTATAGAAAGAGCATTCACCTTTACAGGATGACAAACGGACAAGACAAATGAACTGTCGGAAAGACATACTTTTTTCTGAATATCTTTCGACCAGTATAGACGAAAAAATCCAGTATATTACAGAATTCATTGTAGTATATGATGAATGTatcgtcgacgacgacgacgacaacgacgctgctgctgctgctgctgctgctgctgctgctgctgatgatgatgatgatgatgatgatgatgatgtcactaCTCATGGCAGTACTACAGGGCGTTGCTGATCGTGTTGATGGTGGAAGTGTCCGGTGCTGTAGCCTTGCTGGCTCTGCGTGCGTTCTTCGTTCATTTCCTTGAGTGGAGCGTGACCAAGTACCTCATCCAGAACTACGAGGAAGACAAGAATGCTAAATTCATTGTGAACGTTCTAC
This sequence is a window from Pomacea canaliculata isolate SZHN2017 linkage group LG5, ASM307304v1, whole genome shotgun sequence. Protein-coding genes within it:
- the LOC112565211 gene encoding tetraspanin-14-like — encoded protein: MYDNRRMSLIRRASLLIPRIKKNFVCLPLKYILFSANFASWVLGVVILGFGVWELMVSETIFNGGQLYKIDYVIHFLSAVTIITGFFLFIISFTGCIGALRENICLLKFYYRALLIVLMVEVSGAVALLALRAFFVHFLEWSVTKYLIQNYEEDKNAKFIVNVLQRQLHCCGITSQGFTDWNLNAYYNCSDANISVLKCSVPYTCCKRPDTIKHGVANIFCGKEVLHYQAVHASSKIFTEGCLSRLKTFTVKNLPIFVSIILIIVIIQVLAIIMTRRLKQQIKQQMRQWTVRHKEMPMRAFT